In Fusarium oxysporum Fo47 chromosome XI, complete sequence, the following are encoded in one genomic region:
- a CDS encoding S-adenosyl-L-methionine-dependent methyltransferase, whose protein sequence is MTIAEDQQLGLSEYWDSRYATSNNNEPTHEWFRSFSQVLPFLQKNLLEQPGRTAQDNPRILHLGSGDSVVPAELAERGYQKQLCVDFSPVVVDMMTERHKEITGIEWSRVDVRDMPSIATGSIDVAFDKGTLDAMIYGSPWSPPDEVKENTSKYLKEVHRALKADGVFLYITFRQPHFMKLLLNPDNIFDMEMEVLGDGGGFDYYGYVIRKSQ, encoded by the exons ATGACAATTGCAGAGGACCAACAGCTCGGACTTTCCGAGTACTGGGATAGTCGCTATGCGACGTCAAATAATAATGAGCCAACTCATGAATGGTTCCGGTCATTTTCGCAGGTCCTTCCATTTCTACAGAAGAACCTCTTGGAGCAACCAGGACGGACAGCACAGGATAACCCAAGGATTCTTCACCTTGGCTCGGGCGATAGT GTTGTACCTGCTGAGCTTGCCGAGCGTGGTTACCAGAAGCAATTATGTGTCGACTTCTCTCCTGTAGTGGTTGATATGATGACAGAGAGACATAAGGAAATTACAGGAATCGAATGGAGTAGAGTTGATGTCCGAGATATGCCATCAATTGCTACTGGCTCTATAGATGTCGCTTTCGATAAGGGAACGTTGGACGCCATGATTTACGGCAGTCCCTGGAGCCCTCCTGATGAAGTGAAGGAAAATACAAGCAAATACTTGAAAGAG GTACATCGTGCGCTAAAGGCGGATGGAGTGTTTCTATACATTACTTTCAGACAACCCCATTTTATGAAGTTGTTACTGAACCCAGATAACATCTTTGACATGGAAATGGAGGTACTGGGAGACGGTGGAGGCTTTGACTATTATGGTTATGTTATAAGGAAATCTCAATAA